The Shewanella sp. KX20019 genome window below encodes:
- the lpoB gene encoding penicillin-binding protein activator LpoB — MKHLKVIFILAAAIGLSACQSKVEYGDATEVETVNENFGSTDLQAIAAKMVDSMLTFPPVVALTANDRPIMFVDKVKNKTSEHIDTESVTDSISNKLLRSGKFRFIDMTKVDSVRKQLDYQNNSGMVDPSTAISFGRQIGAQYMLYGNLSSIVKEDGSTKDVYYKMTMRLMDLETGLIEWSDEKEIRKVKSKSFLGL, encoded by the coding sequence ATGAAACATTTAAAAGTTATTTTTATTCTCGCGGCAGCCATCGGCTTGTCAGCGTGCCAATCGAAAGTTGAATATGGTGATGCCACTGAAGTGGAAACCGTCAATGAGAACTTTGGCTCAACCGATCTGCAGGCAATTGCGGCTAAGATGGTCGATAGCATGCTAACTTTCCCACCGGTTGTCGCGCTTACCGCTAACGATCGTCCTATTATGTTTGTCGATAAAGTGAAGAACAAAACATCTGAGCATATCGATACAGAATCGGTAACCGACTCAATTAGTAATAAATTATTACGCTCAGGCAAGTTCCGTTTTATCGACATGACTAAAGTAGACTCTGTCCGTAAGCAACTGGATTATCAAAACAATTCAGGTATGGTTGATCCATCAACTGCGATTAGCTTCGGCCGTCAAATTGGCGCACAGTACATGCTTTATGGCAACCTATCGAGCATCGTTAAAGAAGATGGCAGCACTAAAGACGTTTACTACAAGATGACAATGCGTTTGATGGATTTGGAAACAGGCCTTATTGAATGGTCTGATGAAAAAGAGATCCGCAAAGTTAAGTCGAAGTCTTTCCTAGGCCTGTAA
- a CDS encoding COG3014 family protein gives MRSILLLASMMLSLSGCAFNSVFINYPSQIAPLKAQLNSATPQQAAKIVASEVSSADGLLYAQEAGRSAQIAGDFDGSKIFYQQAANAYRVFDDKAKLSLSDAGATATSLFINDNVIPYRGPGYERVMLHQYQALNYLFSGDAEGALVEVRRSNELQSSEQARYQKSNKSVQAMANGTIDAEVSKLGKAAGSTTSSFLNAYSYYTTGMLHEILGEPNDAYIDYRKAAQISPNNPYLQKDLVRLAKQLSMPQYDEFKKRWGDAILPQKEEGQVIVMLERGFVPEKKSLTVPFTIHGNWQTASLATYLPTNQTVRDGRIQGLGTVLVTAPIANIDALAITALKEDLPAALVRQAARIYAKSEMAQSVESDSKRRNNQTDYAAIAMQIFNVITEQADRRSWLTLPQQAQIARTYVKAGNYSVKLDNAAPNSIEVKSGRTTLIWVIDTGNYTRFYSIII, from the coding sequence ATGAGAAGTATCTTATTGCTGGCGTCCATGATGCTAAGTTTAAGTGGATGTGCATTCAACAGCGTATTCATTAACTACCCTTCTCAGATTGCGCCGCTAAAAGCGCAGCTCAATTCTGCAACGCCGCAACAAGCGGCCAAAATTGTAGCATCTGAAGTGAGTAGTGCTGATGGCCTGCTCTACGCTCAGGAAGCTGGTCGTTCGGCACAGATAGCGGGGGATTTCGATGGCAGTAAAATCTTCTATCAACAAGCTGCCAATGCCTATCGGGTGTTTGACGATAAAGCTAAGCTCAGCTTAAGCGATGCTGGAGCTACAGCCACGAGCCTGTTCATCAATGACAACGTAATCCCCTACCGCGGCCCTGGTTACGAGCGAGTTATGCTCCATCAATATCAAGCACTTAACTATCTTTTCAGTGGTGATGCGGAAGGTGCGTTAGTGGAAGTACGTCGCAGTAATGAACTACAAAGTTCAGAGCAAGCGCGCTATCAAAAGTCTAATAAGTCTGTGCAAGCGATGGCAAACGGCACCATTGACGCCGAAGTCAGTAAACTCGGTAAAGCCGCCGGAAGTACCACCAGCTCATTTTTAAATGCCTATAGCTACTACACCACTGGTATGCTGCATGAAATTTTGGGTGAACCTAATGATGCTTATATCGACTATCGCAAAGCAGCGCAAATATCGCCAAATAACCCATACTTACAGAAGGATTTAGTCAGACTGGCCAAGCAATTATCGATGCCACAGTATGACGAATTTAAAAAACGTTGGGGCGACGCCATATTGCCGCAGAAGGAAGAGGGCCAAGTTATCGTTATGCTAGAGCGTGGCTTTGTACCTGAAAAGAAAAGTCTAACCGTGCCTTTTACCATTCATGGTAACTGGCAAACAGCGTCACTGGCGACATACTTACCAACCAATCAAACTGTGAGAGACGGACGCATACAAGGACTCGGCACAGTGTTAGTTACGGCGCCCATAGCCAACATTGATGCATTAGCGATTACCGCGCTTAAAGAAGATCTCCCCGCCGCACTTGTGAGGCAAGCTGCGCGGATATACGCGAAATCAGAGATGGCACAAAGCGTGGAAAGTGACAGTAAACGCCGCAACAATCAAACCGATTATGCAGCCATTGCAATGCAGATATTTAACGTCATTACAGAGCAAGCCGACAGACGTAGCTGGCTAACCTTGCCACAACAAGCCCAAATTGCCCGCACTTATGTAAAGGCTGGTAACTACTCCGTTAAGCTCGATAATGCAGCACCAAACTCGATTGAGGTAAAAAGTGGCCGAACCACACTTATTTGGGTCATTGATACTGGCAATTACACCCGTTTTTATTCAATAATCATTTAG
- a CDS encoding SlyX family protein: MDNIEYRVEELEMKMAFQDSTIEELNQQVIKLNEVVAIQQEQIRLLLNKLQSAEPSNMASQADETPPPHF; the protein is encoded by the coding sequence GTGGATAATATAGAATACAGAGTTGAAGAGTTAGAGATGAAGATGGCGTTCCAAGACAGTACGATCGAGGAGCTAAACCAGCAAGTCATCAAGCTTAATGAGGTGGTGGCAATACAACAGGAGCAGATACGTTTATTGCTCAATAAACTGCAGTCAGCAGAACCGAGCAATATGGCATCCCAAGCGGACGAAACACCACCGCCGCACTTTTAG
- the fkpA gene encoding FKBP-type peptidyl-prolyl cis-trans isomerase, translated as MKSIYKYSLVALAVVGLSACNQEQEAVAAPVELKTEAQKEAYSVGASIGTYMAGHIKEQEELGFAVDRDLIVTGFSEGLNSELKLTQEEMQTVLQTLDEKLNEKRQTKAAALAEKSLADSAAYLETNKAKDGVVTTESGLQYEVLTEGTGEKPVAADTVKVHYVGTLTDGTEFDSSVARGEPATFPLNRVIPGWTEGVQLMSVGAKFKFVIPAELAYGDRDTATIPANSTLVFEVELLDIQKADAPAAEEASAAHAH; from the coding sequence ATGAAATCTATTTATAAATATTCACTAGTGGCTTTGGCCGTTGTTGGTCTTAGTGCTTGTAATCAAGAGCAAGAAGCAGTTGCCGCTCCTGTTGAATTGAAAACTGAAGCGCAAAAAGAAGCCTACAGCGTTGGCGCGTCAATTGGTACTTATATGGCTGGCCATATCAAGGAGCAAGAGGAACTCGGTTTTGCTGTAGACAGAGACCTAATTGTGACTGGTTTCAGCGAAGGCTTGAACAGCGAGCTAAAGCTTACTCAAGAAGAGATGCAAACAGTATTGCAAACTCTTGACGAGAAGCTTAACGAAAAGCGTCAAACAAAGGCGGCTGCACTTGCAGAGAAGAGTTTGGCTGATAGCGCTGCATACCTTGAAACAAACAAAGCTAAAGACGGTGTTGTAACGACAGAGTCTGGCTTGCAGTACGAAGTGTTAACTGAAGGTACTGGTGAGAAGCCTGTTGCGGCTGATACTGTTAAAGTTCATTATGTTGGTACACTAACTGATGGTACTGAATTTGACAGTTCAGTTGCTCGTGGCGAGCCAGCTACGTTCCCACTTAACCGCGTTATTCCTGGTTGGACTGAAGGCGTACAGCTAATGTCTGTAGGTGCTAAGTTTAAGTTTGTTATCCCAGCAGAACTTGCTTACGGCGATCGTGACACAGCAACTATCCCTGCTAACTCTACGTTAGTATTTGAAGTTGAGTTGTTAGATATTCAAAAAGCGGATGCTCCAGCTGCAGAAGAAGCAAGTGCTGCACACGCACATTAA
- a CDS encoding DUF4136 domain-containing protein, producing the protein MNIMKQTLLTCILSLPLLTLSGCSSTPKNDYDLNYDFSQLKTFLQVEPVQTTDPLSAARIQQSIAASLTTQGFIQQDEAADFIVTYGFRVDDKPKDSGFSIGLGAGSWGSSSGASIGTSVDVPVGSDSAKIQTIQIDIVDPQTQKLIWRGSDTFSFDDGGEEKAQETNLTVSKILAQFPPQKKP; encoded by the coding sequence ATGAACATAATGAAACAAACCTTATTAACCTGCATTCTATCACTACCGCTACTCACCCTATCGGGATGCAGTTCGACCCCTAAGAATGATTACGATCTTAATTACGACTTCTCTCAGTTAAAGACCTTTTTACAAGTAGAGCCGGTGCAAACGACCGATCCGCTCAGTGCAGCAAGAATTCAGCAATCTATTGCTGCCTCGCTGACCACGCAAGGGTTTATCCAGCAAGATGAAGCCGCTGACTTTATCGTGACTTATGGCTTTAGAGTGGATGATAAGCCAAAGGATTCAGGCTTTTCTATTGGACTAGGGGCGGGATCATGGGGTAGTTCTAGTGGCGCATCAATCGGTACCAGTGTTGATGTTCCTGTCGGTAGCGATAGCGCTAAAATCCAGACTATTCAAATTGATATTGTCGACCCGCAAACACAGAAGTTGATTTGGCGCGGCAGTGACACGTTTTCTTTTGATGACGGCGGCGAAGAAAAGGCGCAGGAGACCAATCTCACCGTCAGTAAAATATTGGCACAATTCCCACCGCAGAAAAAACCATAA
- a CDS encoding DUF1289 domain-containing protein, protein MEQLEFFEIPSPCIGVCQSDARGYCKGCLRNRDERFKWLEFSDAQKFDVIRLCKQRKRRRQLAMLKARKTQLLEERARANPSLDFNEQAVEPADVSDFKLD, encoded by the coding sequence ATGGAGCAATTAGAGTTTTTTGAGATCCCCAGTCCATGCATTGGTGTTTGCCAAAGTGATGCGAGGGGATATTGCAAAGGGTGTTTACGTAATCGAGACGAACGTTTCAAGTGGCTCGAGTTTTCTGATGCGCAAAAATTTGATGTTATCAGGCTTTGTAAACAACGTAAGCGTCGTCGCCAACTAGCGATGCTAAAGGCACGAAAAACTCAGTTGTTAGAGGAGAGAGCGAGAGCAAATCCTAGTTTAGATTTTAACGAGCAAGCTGTTGAACCTGCTGATGTGAGTGATTTTAAATTAGACTAA
- a CDS encoding ATP-binding protein, producing MKRLFLSLYLLLSLGFLGIGWTLDSLWKKNVDQEGALDAPLVALAQVLTKLPAQERQEMLDSISRNPDFPLTLLDADQVAFSEEQIVHSDAVIATPYDLNHELQFIAVGEQILMAGPIELDPDASLRGLYNVFFYLSLAFVALIWVWPLSKDLKTLRNATKEFGQAKWNTRIQLPKGSQVLPLATTFNDMAAHISALIDNQKHLSNAVSHEIRTPLARLKFALALIPQYCLPESDEQRRQAFLDEMQLDIKEMENLLQELLTYASLETQREGLQFELCDLNCLTKQTIKRLQSLHSTPIELVEHQQTVQLKAEPSLIERAVQNLVTNAQRFSVKKITVEISTQGKQVLLSVTDDGEGILAQDQLKIFEPFYRSDTRYNGNKGHGLGLAIIKRIMERHQGDVSLESHPGFTQFTLTWPKP from the coding sequence ATGAAGCGTCTATTTTTAAGCTTATATTTACTATTAAGCCTTGGCTTTCTCGGTATAGGTTGGACGCTCGACAGTCTTTGGAAAAAGAATGTCGATCAAGAGGGTGCACTCGATGCACCTTTAGTGGCTTTGGCGCAGGTGCTAACCAAACTGCCCGCGCAAGAGCGACAAGAGATGCTCGACAGCATCAGTCGTAATCCTGACTTTCCGTTAACACTGCTCGATGCTGATCAGGTGGCCTTTTCAGAGGAGCAGATAGTCCATAGTGACGCCGTTATTGCCACGCCATATGATCTAAATCATGAACTGCAATTCATTGCCGTCGGCGAACAAATCTTAATGGCAGGCCCCATAGAACTCGATCCAGACGCAAGCCTGCGTGGTCTTTATAATGTCTTCTTTTACCTATCATTAGCTTTCGTTGCGCTAATTTGGGTATGGCCACTGTCTAAAGATTTAAAAACCCTGCGAAACGCAACAAAAGAGTTTGGCCAAGCGAAGTGGAATACCCGAATTCAGCTCCCTAAAGGCTCACAAGTATTGCCATTAGCGACCACTTTTAATGATATGGCAGCACACATTAGCGCACTCATCGACAATCAAAAACACCTTTCAAATGCAGTCTCCCATGAGATACGAACCCCGCTAGCAAGACTTAAGTTTGCACTCGCGTTGATCCCACAATATTGTTTGCCAGAGTCTGATGAGCAACGCCGGCAAGCATTTCTCGATGAGATGCAACTCGATATAAAGGAGATGGAAAACTTACTACAAGAGCTCTTGACCTATGCCAGTTTAGAAACGCAACGAGAAGGGCTGCAATTTGAGCTCTGCGACTTAAACTGCTTAACAAAGCAGACCATTAAACGTTTACAGTCACTGCACTCAACGCCTATTGAGTTAGTTGAGCATCAGCAAACAGTGCAACTGAAGGCCGAACCCTCGTTAATTGAACGGGCAGTACAGAACTTAGTCACCAATGCTCAACGTTTCAGTGTAAAGAAGATCACCGTCGAAATTAGCACTCAAGGCAAGCAGGTATTACTGAGTGTGACCGATGATGGTGAAGGGATATTAGCGCAAGATCAGCTGAAGATTTTTGAACCATTTTACCGCAGTGATACCCGCTATAATGGCAATAAAGGCCATGGTTTAGGCTTGGCAATCATCAAGCGAATTATGGAACGTCATCAAGGTGATGTATCGTTAGAAAGCCACCCAGGTTTTACTCAATTCACCTTAACTTGGCCTAAGCCATAA
- a CDS encoding response regulator, protein MTNSQSTHRVLLVEDDIRLANLIVDYLKSHGMHVEVERRGDTVLTRLINYKPDIILLDIMLPGMDGLTLCEKLPDYFAGPILLMSALGSNEDQIKGLELGADDYVVKPVEPALLVARINNLLRRQAKPPQVESHCLSFGKLSIDPHTQAIRLGEIEIDLTSHEFELLWLLASQAGQVMSRQYIYQYLLNIDFDGKDRKIDVRISRLRKKLGDNIETPFRIKTVWGQGYLFAPEAWNN, encoded by the coding sequence ATGACCAACTCTCAATCTACGCATAGAGTCCTACTCGTAGAAGATGACATTCGACTGGCCAACTTGATTGTAGATTACTTAAAATCGCATGGCATGCACGTCGAAGTCGAGCGTCGCGGAGATACCGTATTAACCCGCTTGATCAACTATAAACCTGACATCATTTTGTTGGATATTATGTTACCAGGCATGGACGGTCTTACCTTGTGCGAGAAGCTACCAGACTACTTTGCTGGGCCAATCTTATTAATGAGCGCATTAGGCTCAAATGAAGATCAAATTAAGGGCTTAGAGCTTGGCGCCGATGATTACGTGGTTAAACCGGTCGAACCCGCGCTATTAGTGGCAAGAATTAATAACTTACTGCGCCGCCAGGCAAAGCCACCACAAGTAGAATCCCACTGCCTAAGCTTTGGTAAGTTAAGTATCGATCCTCACACTCAAGCTATTCGTTTGGGTGAGATAGAGATTGATCTCACTAGCCATGAGTTTGAATTGTTGTGGTTACTTGCCTCTCAGGCAGGGCAAGTCATGAGCCGCCAATATATTTATCAATATTTACTTAATATTGACTTTGACGGTAAAGATAGAAAAATTGATGTGCGTATTTCACGCCTGAGAAAGAAACTGGGTGACAATATTGAAACACCTTTTAGGATTAAAACAGTTTGGGGACAGGGATATCTATTCGCACCAGAAGCATGGAATAACTAA
- a CDS encoding DUF3019 domain-containing protein, with protein sequence MLSITKKTLLCLLFCSFLSGYAVAEDIEQLTASLSLSPKICITSEDEETCNTEVVLKWELLQERSICILSDYKELKKWCNSSPSINSLAINISTDKDIQFVMIDKDTHETLAGVKLKVTQASSPQVRRRYRNPWSLF encoded by the coding sequence GTGTTATCGATAACTAAGAAAACATTATTATGTCTGCTTTTTTGCTCATTTTTGAGTGGCTATGCTGTCGCTGAAGATATTGAACAGCTTACAGCAAGCCTTAGCCTATCACCCAAAATTTGTATCACCAGTGAAGATGAAGAAACCTGTAACACTGAGGTTGTGCTAAAGTGGGAGTTGTTGCAAGAGCGCTCAATATGCATCCTTTCAGATTACAAAGAACTAAAAAAATGGTGCAATAGCTCACCAAGTATTAACTCTTTAGCTATCAATATCAGTACAGACAAAGATATTCAGTTTGTCATGATAGACAAAGATACCCACGAGACACTCGCAGGTGTAAAATTGAAAGTTACTCAAGCTTCTTCGCCTCAAGTCAGGCGTCGCTACCGCAACCCATGGAGTTTATTCTAA
- a CDS encoding MipA/OmpV family protein: MHYLLALILTISFFATSAHASNDHTCDNNTDCIEIGRWDIGIALGYGVKSNPLKDFDDIPLYAVPTIAYYGDRWFFDNGNIGYTVTEGENYTVNLVSTFSTDRAFFYRWDPSNIFHLSGNSVERATAPTGISIMESPAEPEIDTDALKNRNFTYLGGVEAFLYTRFGIVKASVTHDLFNVHNGTEAQLRWLYNIPLDSWNFEFAAVLDWKSEQVVDYYYGIRPSESPYWSEKYQAESALNQSIEFTGQYVLTENWNLLLVARYTDIADEIVDSPLLNTDYTTTYFVGAAYRF; this comes from the coding sequence ATGCATTATTTGTTGGCGCTAATCCTCACCATTAGCTTTTTTGCAACCTCCGCACATGCAAGCAATGACCATACTTGCGACAATAATACCGACTGCATCGAAATCGGTCGTTGGGATATTGGTATTGCACTTGGCTATGGCGTTAAATCGAACCCACTTAAAGATTTTGATGATATCCCTCTCTATGCAGTGCCGACTATTGCCTACTATGGTGACCGTTGGTTTTTTGATAACGGCAATATTGGTTACACCGTCACTGAAGGCGAAAATTACACAGTCAACTTAGTCAGCACTTTTAGTACTGATCGTGCTTTTTTCTATCGCTGGGATCCGTCTAACATTTTCCATCTCAGTGGTAACAGCGTTGAGCGAGCAACGGCCCCGACAGGTATATCAATCATGGAGAGCCCTGCAGAGCCAGAGATCGATACCGATGCACTGAAAAATCGAAACTTTACCTATCTTGGCGGAGTAGAAGCATTTCTTTACACAAGGTTTGGTATAGTCAAAGCCTCTGTTACACATGATCTTTTTAATGTACACAACGGAACCGAAGCACAGTTGAGATGGTTGTATAATATCCCACTTGATAGTTGGAATTTTGAGTTCGCAGCTGTGTTAGACTGGAAAAGCGAACAAGTCGTTGACTATTACTATGGTATTAGACCAAGTGAGAGCCCCTATTGGAGCGAGAAGTACCAAGCGGAGTCAGCTTTGAATCAAAGTATCGAATTCACAGGACAATATGTGCTAACTGAAAATTGGAATCTTTTGCTCGTTGCGCGTTATACCGATATTGCCGATGAAATTGTCGATAGCCCCCTGCTCAATACCGATTACACAACTACCTATTTTGTAGGCGCAGCATATAGGTTTTAA
- a CDS encoding YcxB family protein, whose amino-acid sequence MKSEYSYTTQYTLDKSHFSECFDESVVIDTSIRAYRKSIIFTLIGILLLLTAINAYASWFLIGLGVLEALNIRYKKPWWLMRQMMSKAASNEVTLTIDEQGICNDSFYVKGSILWQDIVSISETKQGFLIKQAKTVSYLSKRSLDEEAIKFVSGKMAQY is encoded by the coding sequence ATGAAATCTGAATACAGCTACACCACCCAATACACGCTAGATAAAAGTCACTTTAGCGAGTGCTTCGATGAGTCAGTTGTTATCGATACTTCAATACGTGCTTATCGAAAGTCCATCATCTTTACGCTAATTGGGATCTTGCTATTGCTGACAGCAATTAATGCCTATGCCTCTTGGTTCTTAATCGGCTTAGGCGTGTTAGAAGCATTGAACATTCGCTACAAAAAGCCTTGGTGGCTTATGCGCCAAATGATGAGCAAAGCGGCCAGCAATGAAGTTACGCTCACCATTGATGAACAAGGGATCTGCAATGACTCTTTCTATGTCAAAGGGAGCATTCTTTGGCAAGATATTGTGTCTATCTCAGAAACAAAACAGGGCTTTTTAATCAAACAAGCAAAAACCGTTAGTTACCTGTCTAAGCGTAGCTTGGATGAAGAGGCTATTAAGTTCGTCAGTGGTAAAATGGCGCAATATTAA
- a CDS encoding universal stress protein, whose product MISYHHTLALVDNHSPAQFALNKALQLACKTKAKVTALKVDRPYNNVLSRLGLIPNNAMDPMLFVNKLLSKYQHLGVNIEVKVIKNVKEHVAVLDETNSGDYDLVVINNQHHNSIISEFLPSCESHLLRQSQLPILIVGNKGWQRQGHILTALETAESNIAHKELNQNLLDDTQQLASLLENDIHLLNCYQLENWSMSVNRDQTLFTDAEQRSLHWNHLLDSAKPYQLDDDHLHLEQGLPDHVIPEIAHKCNANLLVIGAGEHHGFMSELKGHTSSVIIDQLKCDILAIKPIHH is encoded by the coding sequence ATGATCTCTTACCACCATACGTTAGCACTAGTAGACAACCATTCGCCTGCACAGTTTGCCCTAAACAAAGCGCTACAACTCGCCTGTAAAACCAAAGCAAAAGTCACCGCTTTGAAGGTTGATAGACCTTACAATAACGTTCTCAGTCGCTTAGGTTTGATCCCAAACAATGCAATGGACCCAATGTTATTTGTCAATAAACTACTGAGTAAATACCAGCATTTAGGTGTCAACATAGAAGTAAAAGTGATCAAAAATGTCAAAGAACATGTGGCAGTACTCGATGAAACAAACAGTGGTGATTACGATCTGGTCGTCATCAATAATCAGCACCACAATAGTATCATTAGCGAATTTTTGCCCAGTTGTGAGTCGCACCTACTGCGACAGAGTCAACTACCCATTTTAATTGTTGGCAATAAAGGTTGGCAACGACAAGGGCATATTTTAACCGCACTAGAAACGGCTGAATCAAATATTGCTCATAAAGAGTTAAATCAAAATCTGTTAGATGATACTCAGCAATTAGCCAGCTTGCTGGAAAATGACATCCACCTGCTAAACTGCTATCAATTGGAAAATTGGAGTATGTCGGTCAATCGAGACCAGACATTGTTCACTGACGCGGAGCAAAGGAGCCTACACTGGAATCACCTCTTAGACTCGGCGAAACCATACCAACTGGATGATGACCACCTCCACCTTGAGCAAGGACTACCGGACCATGTTATTCCCGAAATTGCCCACAAATGTAATGCTAACCTGCTAGTCATTGGCGCAGGCGAACATCATGGCTTCATGAGCGAGTTAAAGGGCCACACCTCATCGGTGATTATTGACCAATTGAAGTGTGACATATTAGCTATTAAGCCTATACACCATTAA
- a CDS encoding SDR family oxidoreductase, with product MTIRKTILITGASSGLGRGMAFEFAKMGRDLALCARRMDRLETLKQELEQLSPSIRVSIKSLDVTEHQQVFDVFDEFKAEFGAIDRIIINVGMGKGASIGTGNFEANKQTAETNLIGLLAQSEAAMLIFRKQNSGHLVTISSVSAVRGFRRAMTVYAATKAAVTSLSEGIRLDVMHTPISVSCIHPGFIRSEINDHVEKVPFIVDTDVGCRAMVKAIEAEKANSFVPSWPWSLLHWVLRFAPDSWIRKMS from the coding sequence ATGACAATAAGAAAAACGATTCTGATCACAGGTGCAAGTTCAGGGCTTGGCCGTGGAATGGCATTCGAGTTCGCCAAGATGGGGCGAGACCTCGCATTATGTGCGCGGCGAATGGATAGACTAGAGACATTAAAACAAGAGTTAGAACAGCTTAGCCCCAGTATTCGTGTCTCCATTAAATCGTTAGATGTCACTGAGCATCAGCAAGTTTTCGATGTGTTCGATGAGTTTAAAGCAGAGTTTGGCGCCATTGACCGAATTATTATAAATGTAGGCATGGGCAAGGGGGCCTCTATAGGGACAGGGAATTTTGAGGCAAACAAGCAAACTGCAGAAACTAATTTGATAGGTTTACTCGCTCAATCTGAAGCAGCAATGCTAATTTTTAGAAAGCAAAATTCGGGTCACCTAGTCACTATATCATCGGTTAGTGCAGTGCGTGGTTTCAGGCGAGCGATGACAGTATACGCGGCAACAAAGGCGGCAGTGACCTCTCTGAGTGAAGGGATCCGTCTTGATGTAATGCACACTCCTATCAGTGTTAGCTGTATTCACCCCGGTTTTATTCGCAGTGAAATTAATGACCATGTCGAAAAAGTCCCATTTATTGTCGACACAGATGTAGGTTGCCGCGCCATGGTCAAAGCTATTGAAGCTGAAAAAGCCAATAGTTTTGTCCCCAGTTGGCCGTGGTCCTTATTACATTGGGTATTGAGATTCGCCCCTGATTCATGGATTAGAAAAATGAGTTGA
- a CDS encoding VOC family protein produces MMHLEHLNLVVKDIPTTLAFYQAIFPHWKTRGGGVSQWYGVDRNWIHFGDDYQYLTFNDDGVGNNRDLSGHQVGLAHFAFVVDDLNGIIERLAAIGHPIDKAGAEDPYRRNVYYIDPNGYEVEFVQYLSDIPSERNRY; encoded by the coding sequence ATGATGCATTTAGAACATTTAAATTTAGTGGTAAAGGACATACCGACCACGCTGGCTTTTTACCAAGCGATTTTCCCCCACTGGAAAACCCGCGGTGGCGGAGTGAGTCAATGGTATGGTGTTGATCGCAACTGGATCCATTTTGGTGATGACTACCAATACCTGACGTTTAACGATGACGGCGTTGGTAATAATCGCGATCTGAGTGGTCACCAAGTCGGCCTCGCTCACTTTGCTTTTGTCGTCGATGACTTAAACGGCATAATAGAGCGCTTAGCAGCGATAGGGCATCCCATCGATAAAGCGGGCGCGGAAGATCCTTACCGACGCAACGTTTATTACATTGACCCGAACGGTTACGAAGTTGAATTTGTACAGTACCTTAGCGATATTCCCAGTGAGCGTAACCGTTACTGA
- a CDS encoding NAD(P)H-dependent oxidoreductase encodes MELVIVSGSQRKDSQTAKVAQYLMQQMLATHNVKHIELCQYQLPFWDGDPESKNVDGSRWPFIAQQIKRADALVLITPEWGGMASPLIKNFLLMCDNQETAHKPALLVSVVSGISGAYPIAELRMNALKNNKLVATPDHLIIRNVAEVLNQQQPENERDQHLRERISYCLHMLSQYSDALTTIRSNHEAMPYPKQQEYSYGM; translated from the coding sequence ATGGAGTTAGTCATTGTCAGTGGAAGCCAACGCAAGGATTCGCAAACTGCAAAAGTTGCTCAATACTTAATGCAGCAGATGCTAGCGACTCATAATGTAAAACACATTGAGCTTTGCCAGTATCAACTGCCTTTTTGGGACGGCGATCCCGAGAGCAAAAATGTCGACGGGAGTCGCTGGCCTTTTATCGCTCAACAGATTAAACGTGCAGATGCGCTAGTATTGATAACACCAGAGTGGGGCGGCATGGCTTCACCCTTGATTAAAAATTTTTTATTGATGTGCGATAACCAAGAAACTGCCCATAAGCCGGCGTTATTAGTGTCGGTTGTTAGTGGGATTAGCGGCGCTTATCCAATTGCAGAGCTAAGGATGAATGCCTTAAAGAACAATAAACTCGTGGCAACACCCGATCACCTTATTATTCGCAATGTTGCAGAGGTACTAAACCAACAACAGCCAGAAAATGAGCGCGACCAGCATTTACGTGAGCGCATAAGTTACTGCTTGCATATGTTGTCGCAGTACAGCGATGCATTGACGACGATACGAAGCAATCATGAAGCTATGCCCTACCCTAAGCAGCAAGAGTACAGTTACGGCATGTAA